A window from Myxococcus fulvus encodes these proteins:
- a CDS encoding AraC family transcriptional regulator produces MDPTLGSDLLGQILEHTRLRGRLYCRTVARAPWGLRMAPTQTATLHLVVAGTSVLVQGGETLPLGPGDVVLLPRGDGHALADSPRSPKMALETWLANRSEDASAYVLGGSGVESRLLCGSFAFDDPGAHPVLRLLPERVHLRGASEEARALLPTVALLDNEASRGERGSSLVVSRLLDILLVQVLRAWAETQPPGGAGWLGALGDRTLASTLGWMHADPGRSWTVDELAKRAGTSRATLARRFTHAVGMAPLEYLTQLRMQEASRQLRQGQEGLATIASRVGYESEFAFNRAFRRHMGVPPGEYRRTARSG; encoded by the coding sequence ATGGACCCCACGCTTGGCTCCGACCTGCTCGGACAGATCCTGGAACACACACGGCTGAGAGGACGGCTCTACTGCCGCACCGTCGCGCGGGCCCCGTGGGGGCTGCGCATGGCGCCCACGCAGACGGCCACCCTGCACCTCGTCGTCGCGGGCACCTCGGTCCTCGTCCAGGGAGGAGAAACCCTCCCCCTGGGGCCCGGGGATGTCGTGCTGCTGCCGCGCGGAGATGGACACGCGCTCGCGGACTCGCCGCGCAGTCCGAAGATGGCGCTGGAGACCTGGCTCGCGAACCGGAGCGAGGACGCCTCCGCCTACGTGCTGGGAGGCTCCGGCGTGGAGTCACGCTTGCTCTGCGGCTCCTTCGCGTTCGACGACCCGGGCGCTCATCCCGTGCTGCGCCTGCTCCCCGAGCGGGTGCACCTCCGGGGTGCGTCCGAGGAGGCCCGGGCGCTGCTGCCCACCGTGGCCCTGCTCGACAACGAGGCCTCGCGGGGCGAGCGAGGCTCGTCGCTCGTGGTGTCCCGACTGCTCGACATCCTGCTGGTCCAGGTGCTGCGAGCCTGGGCCGAGACCCAGCCCCCCGGAGGCGCGGGCTGGCTGGGCGCGCTCGGGGACAGGACGCTCGCGAGCACGCTGGGCTGGATGCACGCGGACCCTGGACGGAGCTGGACGGTGGACGAGCTCGCGAAGCGCGCCGGCACGTCGCGGGCCACGCTGGCGCGTCGGTTCACCCACGCGGTGGGAATGGCGCCCCTGGAGTACCTCACCCAGCTCCGGATGCAGGAGGCGTCACGTCAGCTGCGACAGGGCCAGGAGGGGCTCGCGACCATCGCCAGCCGGGTCGGCTACGAGTCGGAGTTCGCCTTCAATCGCGCGTTCCGCCGACACATGGGCGTGCCTCCCGGCGAGTACCGGCGGACAGCCCGGTCAGGGTGA
- a CDS encoding DUF4267 domain-containing protein: MDTTSAPLSWRLGSPTALFTLLLGGFMLYLSVGGLLNPVEAARGFGLPLTGTEAIPWMSVKAGRDFGIALALFGLVAARQRKAAGIFVVASIAMPVTDALTVMGQGVSFAYAFAVHGSAVIYGICLGWALLRPGKARGQAGLPGTQGL, from the coding sequence ATGGATACGACTTCAGCGCCTTTGTCCTGGAGGCTCGGTTCCCCCACCGCGTTGTTCACGCTGCTCCTGGGGGGCTTCATGCTCTACCTGAGTGTGGGAGGGCTGCTGAACCCGGTGGAGGCCGCTCGTGGGTTCGGGTTGCCGCTGACGGGCACGGAGGCGATTCCGTGGATGAGCGTCAAGGCCGGGCGGGACTTCGGCATCGCCCTGGCGCTCTTCGGCCTGGTGGCCGCGCGTCAGCGCAAGGCGGCGGGCATCTTCGTGGTCGCCTCCATCGCGATGCCCGTCACGGATGCCTTGACGGTGATGGGGCAGGGCGTGTCGTTCGCCTACGCGTTCGCCGTCCACGGCTCCGCCGTCATCTATGGCATCTGCCTGGGCTGGGCGCTGCTGCGCCCCGGGAAGGCTCGCGGTCAAGCGGGCCTCCCCGGGACACAGGGCCTTTAG
- a CDS encoding ankyrin repeat domain-containing protein produces MSLAHVQRLAPAALVVLLLGGFASARPKYLSQPRSTEDTPVMQAALDGDAARMKELLDDKSAVNITGHVTNGYPHMTPLMVSGEKDDVILVRMLLKAGADPLLRVPRHSNSAWPPLGWSARCFARSTGAARAENLLVKAGSRGDETCLLEADFLAAVSKQQLKKVQRLGPRANGRLQQRVLEDALSLAMDQKSVPMIRAIEASGLAPRGRLHFNLAVPAGTDVSMRPGSSITITPMPAVEAAFREDNEKALLALVKKGATPPPLTQLVEKRMRSVVKHLLKTGANPNDKLSWSDTALIKAVEARDWDLTEALLAAGADVNLAGASAATPLLTSMQGKEPVDTALVRRLVEAGADIDKSDSTRPPLQHAAGICLPDIVSLLLQRGARWNRPPRGGTGLYEDALRPRAPCTGEDTLRVVQALRAGGVLIHAQELGDPATFHERARQSPALGAELTAAGLLPERQRPKSRYPEGSPLRNLEDLGRAVRTTTPLIVWELYNPWLWGT; encoded by the coding sequence ATGAGCCTCGCCCACGTCCAGCGGCTCGCGCCCGCGGCGCTCGTCGTGCTCCTGCTCGGCGGCTTCGCCAGCGCGCGGCCCAAGTACCTGTCCCAGCCCCGCTCCACCGAGGACACGCCGGTGATGCAGGCGGCGCTCGACGGCGACGCGGCGCGGATGAAGGAGCTGCTCGACGACAAGTCGGCGGTCAACATCACGGGCCATGTCACGAATGGCTACCCTCACATGACACCGCTGATGGTGTCGGGTGAGAAGGACGACGTCATCCTCGTCCGGATGCTGCTGAAGGCGGGAGCGGACCCGCTGCTGCGAGTCCCCCGACACAGCAACAGCGCCTGGCCTCCCTTGGGCTGGTCCGCTCGGTGCTTCGCGCGCTCCACGGGCGCGGCGCGCGCGGAGAATCTGCTGGTGAAGGCGGGCTCGCGCGGTGACGAGACGTGCCTCCTGGAAGCGGACTTCCTGGCGGCGGTGAGCAAGCAGCAGTTGAAGAAGGTCCAACGACTGGGCCCACGGGCGAACGGGCGCCTCCAGCAGCGCGTGCTCGAGGACGCCCTGAGCCTCGCCATGGACCAGAAGAGCGTGCCGATGATTCGCGCCATCGAGGCGTCGGGACTCGCTCCTCGTGGACGCCTCCACTTCAACCTGGCCGTCCCCGCCGGCACCGACGTGTCGATGCGCCCCGGCTCGAGCATCACCATCACGCCCATGCCCGCCGTGGAGGCGGCTTTTCGCGAGGACAACGAGAAGGCCCTGCTCGCCCTGGTGAAGAAGGGCGCCACGCCGCCTCCGCTCACCCAGCTCGTCGAGAAGCGGATGCGCTCGGTGGTGAAGCACCTGCTGAAGACCGGCGCCAACCCCAACGACAAGCTGTCCTGGTCCGACACGGCCCTCATCAAGGCGGTGGAGGCCCGGGATTGGGACCTCACGGAGGCCCTGCTCGCGGCCGGCGCCGATGTGAACCTCGCGGGGGCCAGCGCGGCGACGCCCCTGTTGACCTCGATGCAAGGCAAGGAGCCCGTGGACACCGCGCTCGTGCGGCGACTGGTGGAGGCGGGAGCGGACATCGACAAGAGCGACAGCACCCGCCCGCCCTTGCAGCACGCGGCGGGCATCTGCCTGCCGGACATCGTCTCCCTGCTGCTCCAGCGCGGGGCCCGTTGGAACCGGCCTCCGCGCGGCGGCACGGGGCTCTACGAAGACGCGCTGCGTCCTCGCGCGCCCTGCACCGGGGAGGACACCCTCCGGGTCGTCCAGGCCCTCCGCGCGGGAGGCGTCCTCATCCACGCGCAGGAGCTGGGGGACCCGGCAACCTTCCACGAGCGCGCGCGGCAGTCCCCGGCCCTGGGCGCCGAGCTCACCGCGGCGGGACTCCTTCCCGAGCGCCAGCGGCCGAAGTCCCGCTACCCGGAGGGCAGCCCCCTGCGAAACCTCGAGGACCTGGGTAGGGCCGTGCGGACCACAACGCCTCTCATCGTCTGGGAACTCTACAATCCCTGGCTCTGGGGAACGTGA
- a CDS encoding class I SAM-dependent methyltransferase: MSNEGVLALAKEVGDDWKQHAYYDEVEGLIPAAWEKLIWPMIGACDFSTTVDLAAGHGRNTEYLLPLARHLHVVDINPENIDVCRRRFEGRDSKISYGVNDGTSLAGVPTGSVTLVYSFDAMVHFDSDVVRAYLREFARVLAPDAHAFIHHSNYTANPTGRWMDNPSIRNFMSKELFAHYAHKEGLRVLSQQVLTWDGIPGLDCLTLLRKPNPLGDVHGTYTKRDGMLFVLAGAHESATVTLERPGTVTVNAHAHEWCGRLVVRQGERVLATFEVHDPQPQSKQCVFEAEAGEVVFHAEDRGGGRGEAWVRGLDVQWRKP, encoded by the coding sequence ATGTCGAATGAAGGAGTCCTCGCGCTGGCCAAGGAGGTTGGAGACGACTGGAAGCAGCACGCGTACTACGACGAGGTCGAGGGGCTCATCCCCGCCGCCTGGGAGAAGCTCATCTGGCCGATGATTGGTGCGTGTGATTTCTCCACCACGGTGGACCTGGCGGCGGGGCACGGCCGGAACACCGAGTACCTGCTGCCGCTGGCGCGGCATCTTCACGTGGTGGACATCAACCCGGAGAACATCGACGTCTGTCGTCGACGGTTCGAGGGCCGCGACTCGAAGATCTCCTATGGGGTCAATGACGGCACGAGCCTCGCGGGTGTGCCCACGGGGTCGGTGACGCTGGTCTACAGCTTCGACGCCATGGTCCACTTCGACAGCGACGTGGTGCGGGCCTATCTGCGCGAGTTCGCCCGCGTCCTGGCGCCGGATGCGCATGCGTTCATCCATCACTCGAACTACACCGCGAACCCTACCGGGCGGTGGATGGACAACCCGAGCATCCGCAACTTCATGAGCAAGGAGCTCTTCGCGCACTACGCGCACAAGGAGGGCCTGAGGGTCCTCTCACAGCAGGTGCTGACGTGGGACGGCATCCCTGGGTTGGATTGCCTGACATTGCTGCGCAAGCCGAACCCGCTCGGGGACGTCCACGGGACGTACACGAAGCGGGACGGGATGCTCTTCGTGCTCGCGGGAGCCCACGAGTCGGCGACCGTCACCCTGGAGCGTCCGGGGACGGTCACCGTGAATGCGCACGCCCACGAATGGTGTGGGCGGCTGGTGGTGCGGCAGGGAGAGCGGGTCCTCGCGACGTTCGAGGTACATGACCCCCAGCCGCAGTCGAAGCAGTGTGTCTTCGAGGCCGAGGCCGGCGAGGTCGTGTTCCACGCCGAGGACCGGGGCGGCGGCCGGGGCGAGGCCTGGGTGCGCGGCCTGGATGTCCAGTGGCGCAAGCCCTGA
- a CDS encoding M57 family metalloprotease: MSPTPMSSKSLIFAIAASSVLSWGCGEQPAPAQEIVDNLIQAGFPSNDIQVVGERVYVGRDAEVTLEASREMLKAADSSEEQYRTTNLVGAAVTKVCVNGSAFTGVFSTALDLAIQNYTERSLRFTMARTPSTGCSFTIQANIDPNMNGGVAGFPANGLPFGSITIGGRLSQYGVDVIEHVITHELGHTIGFRHSDFYNRTISCGTGGNEGDAGVGAIHIPGTPTTASVGGSIMNSCFRSAETGEFTGSDVTALLALYPPAAGSRLSFRTATGNFLVAENGGGTFVGADRTAIGDWERFGYVDLNGGELLNNDLINLRAANGQFVVAENGGGGVVNANRATAQGWETFRFINLEGRSRFQAGDRVALQASNGQYVVAENGGGGNASGAVNANRSAIGAWETFVLFFQ, from the coding sequence GTGTCTCCAACCCCCATGTCCTCGAAGTCCCTCATCTTCGCCATCGCCGCGAGCAGTGTCCTGTCGTGGGGCTGTGGCGAGCAGCCCGCACCCGCGCAGGAGATTGTCGACAACCTGATTCAGGCGGGTTTCCCCTCCAATGACATCCAGGTCGTCGGGGAGCGCGTCTATGTCGGCAGGGACGCGGAGGTCACCCTGGAGGCCTCTCGCGAGATGTTGAAGGCCGCCGACTCCTCCGAGGAGCAGTACCGCACGACGAACCTCGTCGGAGCGGCCGTGACGAAGGTCTGCGTCAATGGCTCCGCCTTCACCGGGGTGTTCAGCACGGCGCTGGACCTGGCCATCCAGAACTACACGGAGCGCTCCCTTCGCTTCACGATGGCGCGCACGCCGAGCACCGGCTGCAGCTTCACCATCCAGGCCAACATCGACCCGAACATGAATGGCGGCGTGGCGGGCTTCCCGGCCAATGGCCTGCCGTTCGGGTCCATCACCATCGGTGGAAGGCTCAGCCAGTACGGCGTCGACGTCATCGAGCACGTCATCACGCACGAGCTCGGCCACACCATCGGCTTCCGCCACTCGGACTTCTACAACCGGACCATCAGCTGCGGCACGGGCGGCAACGAGGGTGACGCCGGGGTCGGCGCCATCCACATCCCCGGCACGCCGACCACCGCGTCCGTGGGCGGCTCCATCATGAACTCGTGCTTCCGCTCGGCGGAGACGGGTGAGTTCACCGGCAGCGACGTCACGGCGCTGCTCGCGCTGTATCCGCCGGCGGCGGGCTCGCGGCTGTCCTTCCGCACCGCCACGGGGAACTTCCTGGTCGCGGAGAATGGCGGCGGCACGTTCGTGGGCGCCGACCGGACGGCCATCGGCGACTGGGAGCGCTTCGGCTACGTCGACCTGAACGGCGGCGAGCTGCTCAACAACGACCTCATCAACCTGCGCGCGGCCAACGGCCAGTTCGTGGTGGCGGAGAACGGTGGCGGCGGCGTGGTCAACGCGAACCGCGCGACGGCCCAGGGCTGGGAGACCTTCCGCTTCATCAACCTGGAAGGCCGCAGCCGCTTCCAGGCCGGGGACCGCGTGGCCCTCCAGGCGTCCAATGGACAGTACGTGGTGGCGGAGAACGGCGGCGGCGGCAACGCCTCGGGCGCGGTCAACGCCAACCGCTCCGCCATCGGCGCGTGGGAGACGTTCGTCCTCTTCTTCCAGTGA
- a CDS encoding DUF6973 domain-containing protein, with protein sequence MSITSIGRDVIGSITRRLGVGGAEQARATNETTSSTPTAPSRRAEVPGWDGRDTFEASRSPGPSEPGSTARPDLAQIQRDFQTADDAVVSWSPKAGGVVPIPFAPEFEVTATEGRMLDGLAAQRGLVGLNTFNNIKDQALETSSRLYPTTGTPPEHVPQSRVDEWRGQDGHRDAFRHAYWNALMTREFGAEWTKQFATAHEGMPFNAADREAMDLYNNQVGRQIALDNPTASPEELATLVQQAVTDGKLVLFDQQNQLQWSNKVPVNQHGLSNLVPGTGGQPVPPGDVYADPY encoded by the coding sequence ATGTCCATCACATCCATCGGCAGGGATGTCATCGGAAGCATCACCCGACGCCTCGGGGTCGGCGGAGCCGAGCAGGCGCGGGCGACGAACGAGACGACCTCCTCGACCCCCACCGCGCCTTCGCGGCGCGCGGAGGTGCCGGGGTGGGATGGCAGGGATACCTTCGAGGCCTCCCGGTCGCCCGGACCTTCCGAGCCCGGCAGCACGGCCCGTCCGGACCTCGCTCAGATTCAGCGCGACTTCCAGACGGCGGATGACGCGGTCGTCAGTTGGAGTCCGAAGGCGGGCGGCGTCGTCCCCATCCCCTTCGCGCCCGAGTTCGAGGTCACCGCCACCGAGGGACGCATGCTGGACGGGCTCGCGGCTCAGCGTGGGCTCGTGGGGCTGAACACCTTCAACAACATCAAGGACCAGGCCCTCGAGACGTCTTCGCGGCTCTATCCCACCACGGGCACGCCTCCGGAGCATGTGCCGCAATCGCGGGTGGATGAGTGGAGGGGGCAGGATGGTCACCGCGACGCCTTCCGCCATGCCTATTGGAATGCGCTGATGACGCGCGAGTTCGGCGCCGAGTGGACGAAGCAGTTCGCCACGGCCCACGAAGGCATGCCCTTCAACGCGGCGGACCGCGAGGCGATGGACCTCTACAACAACCAGGTCGGCCGGCAGATTGCCCTGGACAACCCCACTGCCTCACCCGAGGAACTGGCCACCCTGGTCCAGCAGGCCGTGACCGACGGCAAGCTGGTGCTGTTCGACCAGCAGAACCAACTGCAGTGGAGCAACAAGGTCCCCGTCAACCAGCACGGACTGTCGAACCTCGTCCCGGGCACCGGGGGACAACCCGTCCCCCCCGGGGACGTCTACGCCGACCCCTACTGA
- a CDS encoding glycosyltransferase: protein MRLSEWLSGIRPRTWRGFGIHVLIFVVVAALFTGFWALNNRPVSAPDWPERISGFTYSPYRLGENPRKGRYPTEAELREDLVQMSQWTDRIRIYTVQGSQAEVPRLAEELGLRVTLGVWISDDLERNERELQKAIELTRTYRSIERVVVGNESIYRLDVTFDELVAYLDRVRAAVTVPVTTSEQWHVWREIPQLAEHVDLISSHVLPYWEDVPRQAAPGYVLERVGLLREMFPDKPLLLGEVGWPSGGGVRRGAVPSVVDQAVFLRTMVNLLNQHGYDYFVIEAYDQPWKDSIEGAAGPYWGVFNAFRQQKFNFAGPVVAIPQWRSLALASALLSLVTLVLLLIDGSALRQRGRTFLTVTAYCFSTALVWIGHDYSQRYIHGFGTLVSGLLLLSTFGVLVVLLTEAHELAEAVWVPKRRREFIPVRTDRAYRPKVSVHVPCYNEPPEMVRQTLNALAAMDYPDYEVLVIDNNTKDPAVWKPIEAHCARLGKRFRFFHVAPLAGFKGGALNYLIPHTAPDAEVIAVIDSDYRVERDWLKHMVPHFADPRIAVVQSPQDYRDQDESAFKRLCFSEYQGFFHIGMVTRNDRDAIIQHGTMTMTRRTVLEELGWAEWCICEDAELGLRVFEKGYSAAYAHQSYGKGLMPDTLVDYKKQRFRWAYGAVQIIKQHAAMLLWGGRSELTAGQRYHFLAGWLPWIADGLNLFYTFGALVWSAVMVVAPHRVAPPMLIFTIPPLGLFLFKVGKILFLYRRAVGVDFRGALAAALAGTALSHTIAKAVVYGFFTSTLPFIRTPKNADRHGLWVALSEAQEELVLLVLLLGATAGVYAVHGLTSRGLWFWELQLLVLSLPHLATVVMAVLSSQGQQQRRARLPLESRSVPAGH from the coding sequence TTGAGGCTCTCGGAATGGCTCAGTGGGATTCGCCCCAGGACATGGCGCGGCTTCGGCATCCACGTGCTCATCTTCGTGGTCGTCGCCGCGCTGTTCACCGGATTCTGGGCGTTGAACAACCGCCCGGTGTCCGCCCCGGACTGGCCGGAGCGCATCTCCGGCTTCACGTACTCGCCCTACCGGCTCGGCGAGAACCCGAGGAAGGGCCGGTACCCCACCGAAGCCGAGCTGCGCGAGGACCTGGTGCAGATGAGCCAGTGGACGGACCGCATCCGCATCTACACCGTCCAGGGCTCCCAGGCGGAAGTCCCGCGGCTGGCCGAGGAGCTCGGCCTGCGGGTGACGCTGGGCGTCTGGATCTCCGACGACCTGGAGCGCAATGAGCGGGAGCTCCAGAAAGCCATCGAGCTGACCCGCACCTACCGGAGCATCGAGCGCGTGGTGGTGGGCAACGAATCCATCTACCGCCTGGACGTCACCTTCGACGAGCTCGTCGCCTACCTCGACCGGGTGCGCGCGGCCGTCACCGTCCCCGTGACGACCAGCGAGCAGTGGCATGTCTGGCGGGAGATTCCGCAGTTGGCCGAGCATGTCGACCTCATCTCGAGCCACGTCCTGCCCTACTGGGAGGACGTGCCGAGGCAGGCAGCCCCGGGCTACGTGCTCGAGCGCGTGGGCCTGCTGCGGGAGATGTTCCCGGACAAGCCCCTGCTGTTGGGGGAGGTCGGCTGGCCGAGCGGCGGCGGCGTGCGGCGTGGCGCCGTCCCCTCCGTGGTCGACCAGGCCGTCTTCCTTCGCACCATGGTCAACCTGCTCAACCAACACGGCTACGACTACTTCGTCATCGAGGCCTATGACCAACCCTGGAAGGACAGCATCGAAGGCGCCGCCGGCCCCTACTGGGGCGTGTTCAATGCCTTCCGTCAGCAGAAGTTCAACTTCGCGGGCCCCGTGGTGGCCATCCCTCAGTGGCGCTCGCTGGCGCTCGCCTCGGCCCTCCTCTCCCTGGTCACCCTGGTGTTGCTGCTCATCGACGGCTCGGCCCTGCGCCAGCGCGGCCGCACCTTCCTGACCGTCACGGCCTACTGCTTCAGCACGGCGCTGGTCTGGATTGGCCATGACTACAGCCAGCGCTACATCCACGGGTTCGGCACGCTCGTCAGCGGCCTGCTGCTCCTGAGCACCTTCGGCGTCCTCGTCGTCCTGCTCACCGAGGCCCACGAGCTGGCGGAGGCCGTCTGGGTCCCCAAGCGCCGCAGGGAGTTCATCCCCGTACGGACCGACCGGGCCTACCGGCCGAAGGTGTCGGTGCACGTGCCTTGTTACAACGAGCCGCCGGAGATGGTCCGCCAGACGCTCAACGCGCTCGCCGCCATGGACTACCCGGACTACGAGGTCCTGGTCATCGACAACAACACGAAGGACCCGGCGGTGTGGAAGCCCATCGAGGCGCACTGCGCGCGGCTCGGAAAGCGCTTCCGGTTCTTCCATGTCGCCCCGCTGGCCGGGTTCAAGGGCGGCGCGTTGAACTACCTGATTCCGCACACGGCCCCGGACGCAGAGGTCATCGCCGTCATCGACTCGGACTACCGCGTCGAGCGCGACTGGCTCAAGCACATGGTGCCCCACTTCGCCGACCCGCGAATCGCCGTGGTGCAGTCACCGCAGGACTACCGGGACCAGGACGAGAGCGCGTTCAAGCGGCTGTGCTTCAGCGAGTACCAGGGCTTCTTCCACATCGGGATGGTCACCCGGAATGACCGGGACGCCATCATCCAGCACGGCACGATGACGATGACGCGCCGAACGGTGCTGGAGGAGCTGGGCTGGGCGGAGTGGTGCATCTGCGAGGACGCGGAGCTGGGCCTGCGCGTGTTCGAGAAGGGCTACTCGGCCGCGTATGCGCATCAGAGCTACGGCAAGGGCCTGATGCCCGACACGCTGGTCGACTACAAGAAGCAGCGCTTCCGCTGGGCGTATGGCGCCGTGCAGATCATCAAGCAGCATGCCGCCATGCTGCTGTGGGGCGGCAGGAGCGAGCTGACGGCGGGCCAGCGCTATCACTTCCTCGCCGGCTGGCTGCCGTGGATCGCGGACGGGCTGAACCTCTTCTACACGTTCGGCGCGCTCGTCTGGTCGGCGGTGATGGTGGTGGCGCCGCACCGGGTGGCGCCGCCCATGCTCATCTTCACGATTCCGCCGCTGGGCCTGTTCCTGTTCAAGGTCGGCAAGATCCTCTTCCTCTATCGGCGCGCGGTCGGCGTCGACTTCAGGGGCGCGCTCGCCGCGGCGCTGGCGGGGACGGCGCTCTCGCACACCATCGCCAAGGCGGTGGTGTATGGGTTCTTCACGAGCACCCTGCCGTTCATCCGCACGCCGAAGAACGCGGACCGCCATGGCCTGTGGGTGGCCCTGTCCGAGGCGCAGGAGGAGCTGGTGCTGCTCGTCCTGCTGCTGGGCGCGACGGCCGGCGTCTATGCGGTCCACGGGCTGACCAGCAGGGGCCTGTGGTTCTGGGAGCTCCAGCTCCTGGTGCTGTCATTGCCCCATCTGGCCACGGTCGTCATGGCCGTGCTGTCCAGCCAGGGGCAGCAACAGCGCCGCGCGAGGCTCCCGCTCGAAAGCAGGAGCGTCCCCGCGGGCCACTGA
- a CDS encoding SDR family oxidoreductase, which produces MKTVLITGCSSGYGLETARHFLAQGWNVVASMRTPRPDLLPPSERLRMVPLDVTKPGSIAAALEASGPIDVLVNNAGIGLMGAFEATPMATVREVFETNVFGVMAMTQAVLPLFRARRSGVIVNVTSSATLAPMPLVAVYTASKVAIEGFTESLRFELESFDLKVKLVEPGYCPGTRFTSNGGPRMEGLFPEPYAPFAQHIFASLGQPTAVTRESDVAEAVWRAANDTSGTLRFPAGPDAVALALARSA; this is translated from the coding sequence ATGAAGACGGTGCTCATCACGGGGTGCTCCTCCGGCTATGGACTCGAGACCGCGCGCCACTTCCTCGCCCAGGGCTGGAACGTGGTCGCCAGCATGCGAACACCGCGGCCAGACCTCCTCCCGCCCTCGGAGCGGCTGCGGATGGTGCCGCTCGATGTGACGAAGCCCGGGAGCATCGCCGCCGCGCTGGAGGCGAGTGGCCCCATCGACGTGCTCGTCAACAACGCCGGCATCGGGCTGATGGGGGCCTTCGAGGCCACGCCGATGGCCACGGTGCGCGAGGTGTTCGAGACGAACGTCTTCGGGGTCATGGCGATGACGCAGGCGGTGCTGCCCCTGTTTCGCGCACGCAGGTCGGGCGTCATCGTGAACGTGACGTCCAGCGCGACGCTGGCGCCGATGCCGCTCGTGGCCGTCTACACCGCGAGCAAGGTCGCGATCGAAGGGTTCACGGAGTCGCTCCGCTTCGAGCTGGAGTCCTTCGACCTGAAGGTGAAGCTCGTCGAACCGGGTTACTGCCCGGGCACCCGCTTCACCAGCAACGGCGGCCCCCGGATGGAAGGACTGTTCCCCGAGCCGTACGCGCCCTTCGCGCAGCACATCTTCGCCTCGCTCGGACAGCCGACCGCCGTGACGCGCGAGTCCGACGTGGCGGAGGCGGTCTGGCGCGCCGCGAACGACACCTCGGGGACACTCCGCTTCCCCGCAGGCCCCGACGCGGTGGCCCTGGCCCTGGCCCGCTCGGCGTAA
- a CDS encoding AraC family transcriptional regulator: protein MSDPLSEVIALLQPRAVFSKGISGAGAWGVRYSEFGQPSFCAVLEGSCRLAVDGQAPITLQAGDFVLLPATPGFTISGFEPVLAERVDPKLAASPRGEVRHGRRGGRPDVRLLGGYFVFDSPDAALMVSLLPAVVHVRGVERLSMLVRLVGEETGEQRSGRELVLTRLVELLLIEALRATSGDDTPPGLLRGLADARLAPAIRQMHRHLSRPWTVAQLAKSAALSRSAFFDRFSHTVGLAPMEYLLGWRMAVARGLLRGRELSINEVAERVGYSSASTFTTAFSRHVGQPPGRYARES from the coding sequence ATGAGCGACCCGTTGTCGGAAGTCATCGCGCTGCTCCAGCCCAGGGCGGTCTTCTCCAAAGGCATCAGCGGCGCTGGCGCGTGGGGCGTCCGCTACTCGGAGTTCGGCCAGCCGAGCTTCTGCGCCGTGCTGGAGGGAAGCTGTCGGCTCGCCGTGGACGGACAGGCGCCCATCACGCTCCAGGCGGGAGACTTCGTCCTGCTGCCGGCGACGCCGGGCTTCACCATCTCCGGGTTCGAGCCGGTGCTGGCCGAGCGCGTGGACCCCAAGCTCGCCGCGTCTCCCCGAGGCGAGGTGCGCCACGGCAGACGGGGTGGCCGCCCGGACGTGCGCCTGCTGGGCGGTTACTTCGTCTTCGATTCACCGGACGCGGCCCTGATGGTGTCACTGCTGCCAGCCGTGGTGCACGTGCGCGGCGTGGAGCGACTCTCCATGCTGGTGCGGCTCGTGGGAGAGGAGACCGGCGAGCAGCGCTCGGGGCGGGAGCTCGTGCTGACGCGGCTGGTGGAGCTGCTGCTCATCGAGGCGCTGCGCGCGACGTCGGGTGACGACACGCCCCCGGGGTTGCTTCGCGGACTGGCGGACGCGCGGCTCGCGCCCGCGATACGGCAGATGCACCGTCACCTGTCACGCCCCTGGACCGTGGCGCAGCTCGCCAAGAGCGCGGCGCTCTCCCGCTCGGCGTTCTTCGACCGCTTCTCGCACACCGTGGGGCTGGCCCCCATGGAGTACCTGCTCGGTTGGCGGATGGCCGTCGCGCGGGGGCTGCTGCGCGGCCGCGAGCTGAGCATCAACGAGGTGGCCGAGCGCGTGGGCTACAGCTCGGCGAGCACCTTCACCACGGCCTTCAGTCGCCATGTGGGCCAGCCTCCGGGGCGCTACGCGCGCGAGAGCTGA